One Lasioglossum baleicum chromosome 6, iyLasBale1, whole genome shotgun sequence genomic window carries:
- the Wde gene encoding fibronectin-III type domain-containing protein windei isoform X4 produces MEALRSDSVHSTDSIRSLSCINAHHIDELSKEKEDELLYGGDDVDDDLSDDSMRLRFSDDEAEPDDILTSVLDKKGNKPEIMKMEVTSGKNEDVRASAVPEKNETKNDTSPSRKRMEEELRSGNVSMGDKVLTRRAKDTKRNRNGLTRPLMSINVMPRYPWPNYEFPYHFPYVRHWYSAPRGQFRNPYDYNTRFHNAFVPFKQRRGNGMFNSFNKCKDYREEMRTFKPSPTKRFNAKSDVYQNVISPSDANISSRTEADTSIKDESRAVKNDIEINRELVDKTPIGNEQNNDDSSKSSIEISDDNNIGDLKKGIVADNDRVKDSTKLGNETRNAHGNSENLSDAECKDNDAESKDNDAESRNNDAESKDNDAESKNNDAESEDNDAECKNNVFIKTDMVNESSNKEIKSPLTTPQNETKEGNAKKENTDTGNEQLDCNGSQSSSNFNILAKLLTDGRKSWSDDEDVEFIEADNENNKKDNATAKLDLDESKETKQACEAKDNEVIANQQCIEIMETIEISENQPLEESTKNNDELIVIEEVTSHEEEILTDTNNTSIQDTQSNEIVETHSPKTDDAILDDRNIREGNKEIEAKENNTIVEPLVNGETCDKDGLNYSDNSTNSKLLELLVSDDRLSNTKLQEQNDSVTEENVKSVNKGSPIINCSAQTENKVSTLDETDLSSVELRNDSLGLATKVIDSDVSEKKVEVPVNTQRRRRRTKKMIAAAQEAVSEEDKQVRESGRQKRKTAKNAEEIIRKKFLNHDSDLESSDSSEKFVIINHKVNQDARSLSPPSLKRSCSDLDNIIVNGSVKKIKINNDSLSDELSSKENDSENIKQLDYVNKFFQRDFKEKLPKLKQEELEELLIQKIVETITMRDEIGKLREQARISERNQEVTRAKCQQMAKQIKDFEMVLSRNAADRRANNDKPVPPIKINRSVGLQVNFITDHGMQCLRQLQQNAAIKSAANVPSNNSTPLNTSAPEAPLNISTSPRRGVKVRPPRRIETVPAPSVAVSQSHTQSPNIMPTVTPAALVVAKPMEAQHSLQLPNQSNVQQMISSSPLPPQQPQQTIVLNGKFSNQLSRQNTTVNIAKPRTNDLIDLTDEEEKSKGATSTPVVTNTITEQQISLAQKTQTCFQRVIQTIPGNVAITNQPPSIRVVQPASQPTPTALVNNMNAPRLAYVMQSGVGPTRLLQIAPNSATTLYF; encoded by the exons ATGGAGGCATTAAGAAGTGATTCTGTACATAGTACTGATTCTATTCGTTCGTTGTCTTGTATCAATGCACATCATATTGATGAATTatcgaaagaaaaagaagatgaaTTATTATACGGAGGTGACGATGTGGACGACGATCTGTCGGATGATAGTATGCGTTTAAGATTTTCCGACGATGAGGCTGAACCAGATGACATTTTAACATCTGTCTTAGACAAAAAAGGAAATAAGccagaaattatgaaaatgg AGGTTACATCTGGAAAAAATGAAGATGTGCGAGCTTCTGCTGTTCctgaaaaaaatgaaacgaagaatgaCACATCTCCTTCGAGGAAAAGAATGGAAGAGGAACTTCGTTCAGGTAATGTTTCGATGGGTGACAAAGTATTAACACGTCGTGCAAAGGATACCAAAAGAAATCGAAATGGATTGACGAGGCCACTAATGTCCATTAATGTCATGCCTCGCTATCCATGGCCAAATTATGAGTTTCCCTATCATTTTCCTTATGTCAGACATTGGTATTCGGCACCTAGAGGACAATTTCGAAATCCATACGATTACAATACTAGATTTCACAATGCATTCGTTCCTTTTAAACAAAGAAGAGGCAACGGaatgtttaattcatttaacaagtgtaaAGATTATAGAGAAGAAATGAGAACTTTCAAACCTTCTCCTACGAAGAGATTTAATGCTAAGAGTGATGTTTACCAAAATGTTATATCTCCTTCAGATGCAAACATATCTTCAAGAACTGAAGCTGACACCAGCATCAAGGATGAAAGCCGTGCTGTTAAAAATGACATTGAAATAAATCGTGAATTAGTTGATAAAACTCCAATCGGTAACGAGCAGAACAACGATGATTCGAGTAAATCATCGATTGAAATCTCGGACGATAATAACATTGGAGATTTAAAGAAAGGAATTGTTGCCGACAACGATCGTGTTAAAGATTCTACGAAGCTGGGAAATGAAACGAGAAATGCCCACGGAAATTCGGAAAATCTGTCCGATGCGGAATGTAAGGATAATGATGCGGAATCGAAAGATAACGATGCGGAATCTAGAAATAACGATGCGGAATCTAAAGATAATGATGCGGAATCGAAAAATAACGACGCGGAATCGGAAGAtaatgatgcggaatgtaaaaataatgtatttattaaaacTGACATGGTAAATGAGTCCTCTAACAAAGAAATTAAAAGTCCTTTAACAACTCCCCAAAATGAAACTAAAGAAGGTAATGCGAAGAAAGAAAATACTGACACAGGTAACGAACAGTTAGATTGCAACGGTTCACAGAGTTCTAGTAATTTTAATATACTGGCAAAGTTATTAACCGATGGCCGTAAAAGTTGGTCTGACGACGAAGACGTAGAATTTATTGAAGCggataatgaaaataataaaaaggatAATGCCACAGCCAAATTAGATCTGGATGAAAGCAAAGAAACCAAACAGGCTTGTGAAGCGAAGGATAATGAAGTTATTGCAAATCAGCAGTGTATAGAAATTATGGAAACAATAGAAATAAGTGAAAATCAGCCGCTCGAAGAGAGTACAAAAAATAATGATGAATTAATAGTAATCGAGGAAGTGACGAGCCACGAAGAAGAAATTTTAACGGATACCAATAACACGTCTATACAAGATACGCAATCGAATGAAATCGTTGAAACTCATAGCCCCAAGACGGATGATGCTATACTAGACGATCGAAATATCAGAGAAGGTAATAAGGAAATCGAAGCgaaagaaaataatacaatagttGAGCCACTTGTTAATGGCGAAACATGTGATAAAGATGGACTCAATTATAGTGATAATAGTACAAATTCTAAATTGCTCGAACTACTTGTTTCTGATGATCGTCTAAGTAATACTAAGCTTCAGGAACAAAATGATAGCGTCACCGAGGAGAACGTAAAATCTGTAAACAAAGGGAGCCCTATAATAAATTGCTCGGCACAAACTGAAAACAAGGTATCCACATTGGACGAAACTGATTTATCTAGCGTTGAATTGCGAAACGATTCATTAGGTCTCGCTACTAAAGTAATCGATAGTGATGTTAGTGAGAAAAAGGTTGAAGTTCCCGTAAATACTCAAAGAAGGAGAAGGCGAACAAAAAAAATGATCGCGGCAGCACAAGAAGCTGTTTCGGAAGAAGATAAGCAAG TTAGAGAAAGTGGAAGGCAAAAGAGAAAAACTGCCAAGAATGCGGAAGAAATCATACGAAAGAAATTCTTGAATCACGACAGTGATTTGGAGTCTAGCGATAGTTCAGAAAAGTTTGTAATTATTAATCATAAGGTAAATCAAGATGCACGATCTCTATCCCCGCCGTCTTTAAAACGTAGCTGTTCCGATCTGGATAATATAATAGTGAATGGTAGtgtaaagaaaatcaaaataaacAACGACTCGTTGTCCGACGAATTATCGTCGAAAGAGAATGATTCCGAAAATATTAAGCAACTCGATTATGTTAACAAATTTTTCCAAAGAGATTTCAAGGAGAAATTGCCGAAATTGAAACAGGAA GAACTAGAAGAACTTCTGAtacaaaaaattgttgaaacgaTTACAATGCGCGACGAAATCGGAAAATTGAGAGAACAAGCGCGTATATCGGAAAGAAACCAGGAGGTAACGCGCGCAAAATGTCAACAAATGGCCAAGCAAATCAAGGATTTCGAGATGGTTTTAAGTCGCAACGCTGCAGATCGGCGTGCTAATAACGACAAACCTGTCCCGCCGATTAAAATCAATAGATCCGTCGGATTACAAGTTAACTTTATAACG GACCATGGAATGCAGTGTTTGCGGCAATTACAACAGAACGCTGCTATCAAATCCGCGGCGAACGTTCCAAGCAACAATAGTACTCCGTTAAATACGTCTGCCCCCGAAGCTCCTCTTAACATTTCAACAAGTCCAAGAAGGGGAGTGAAAGTGAGACCTCCGAGGCGAATTGAAACAGTACCGGCTCCGAGTGTTGCGGTATCGCAAAGTCATACTCAATCTCCAAACATTATGCCTACCGTAACTCCTGCAGCTTTAGTTGTAGCTAAGCCGATGGAGGCACAGCATTCTTTACAATTACCGAATCAATCTAACGTTCAACAAATGATATCCAGT TCGCCACTGCCGCCACAACAACCACAACAAACTATAGTTCTAAACGGGAAGTTCTCGAATCAACTGAGTCGTCAGAATACCACAGTGAATATCGCTAAACCGAGGACAAATGATCTGATAGATCTGACGGACGAAGAAGAGAAAAGTAAAG GTGCTACCAGTACACCGGTAGTTACAAACACAATAACTGAACAGCAGATCAGTTTAGCACAAAAAACACAAACCTGTTTCCAAAGGGTAATCCAAACAATCCCTGGAAATGTAGCTATAACGAATCAACCTCCTAGTATAAGAGTAGTACAACCTGCTAGCCAACCGACACCTACTGCCTTAGTA aataatATGAACGCTCCCCGGTTAGCGTACGTGATGCAAAGTGGTGTAGGCCCGACAAGACTATTACAAATAGCACCGAACTCCGCAACG ACTTT